In Ferrimicrobium sp., the following proteins share a genomic window:
- a CDS encoding GntR family transcriptional regulator, which yields MTSTPDVDQTHAVPKAALSLPPVSRAKPTALHEQVAAEIRRAIAEGEAKPGQRIPQARDLAAELGVNPNTVLRALRMLRDEGLIEMGRGRSIKVAGTQERSLVLTRTVELLAFARKQGYERDELIAMLSSLA from the coding sequence ATGACTTCCACTCCTGACGTTGACCAGACACACGCAGTCCCTAAAGCGGCCCTCAGCCTTCCTCCCGTCTCGCGGGCAAAGCCAACTGCACTCCACGAACAGGTTGCCGCAGAGATACGGCGCGCCATCGCGGAGGGCGAGGCCAAACCTGGCCAGCGCATTCCACAGGCACGAGACTTAGCGGCCGAACTTGGCGTCAATCCCAATACCGTACTCCGAGCGCTGAGAATGCTACGCGATGAAGGACTCATTGAGATGGGTCGCGGACGTTCCATTAAAGTCGCAGGCACCCAAGAACGCTCCCTCGTGCTTACCCGCACAGTAGAACTCCTTGCGTTTGCCCGCAAACAGGGTTACGAGCGCGACGAGCTGATCGCAATGCTGAGCTCACTTGCCTAG
- a CDS encoding DEAD/DEAH box helicase gives MALQWGLTTKKLSYEVLDSMVRAGIVDGPITKTKSDAAWIELDVAGYLLSDRVAGYAKIAGELGNDLYFELVETVHHSELVGVLRSAGYRAYALDRYLDIGRLRLNAMRRPGSANEHSRYAMHGLEADELREAFFDRFDPRLFENLAPEWGELVAAQALASHLWDFDVSVIDMVQVLLDQEFVDPQLHLALAQVLFLRGQVDQVQSYIGDELGLYTPFFDALELIRSGEYALGAQTYASAMAGYTKVTRTRSAPLYPVTEFWYPMALLASGTAADLERALKYCIASSHSKNPPRFSLFGKWAHAIRVRLGREGLDPDVFVQPYSRGLDALSDLLLINWLAPELESVRSKTGEHLQRAHDRALAVFAPCGFVRLVELTTTAFVHATGGEDAAPFFVGAPQPHWQLVLDSLRALGEEAPERISRYVWMINQTGNGHLRSVEPCLQTKGVRGWGKPKTVSLARLVSDSELPGEDARVLRSIRKLSGSGGGRYELDLGAAMMSLIGHPRVVLNTDPDRFIEVVEGRPEIVVARTDDGLEVRVEPPSLADLVDQANATSWGRAPDAEILRVMVEPPSRLVVIRLSKAQRQAIQLMGKRFQVPREAVRDMDSTLAALSAHFEIQSDEVVTGRVVDTASKLRCELKPQGEGITMRIVAAPLGPQGPRLVPGVGRAKVVARIDAETVATTRDLDWEAELAGRVVEALGVAHGDIANEIDFPTADEALDALETLNAFLDELDLDWPKGKAIQVLSPGLGALRVAVSSQKDWLAVRGGIALDDEKVFALKELMAAATSGAKFVTLKEGQYLALTGSLKERVLELAAITDSSGKEIKASKLAIGALEELTDGATATFDTSAAQLIERLHLAQKLVPVVPSTLEAELRPYQREGFAWAIRLAEAGFGACLADDMGLGKTLQALAVALARVRSDGDPTLVVCPTSVVDNWINETLRFAPTLNPINFARADRSRVVADASGHDVVVVSYSVLIQDEDLLSSRHWRTLIVDEAQAIKNIAAKRTQALSGLDADFKMALSGTPIENHLTELYSIVNFLNPGLLGTPTQFGRRFVTPVERDKDQNARRRLRKIVGPFVLRRLKTDVLTDLPPRTELTLTVEPREDEAHFYEAMRLRAIEAAEVALEHNEAQASFHILAELTRLRRAACDIRLAEPTFGAVGSKVEALLELASEIQDNGHQALVFSQFVDFLSLVRQAFDTAGLRYQYLDGSTPASQRAREVESFQSGNANFFLISIKAGGVGLNLTAADYVIIADPWWNPAVEEQAMGRAHRIGQSRPVTSYRLIARGTIEETITELHASKLALAEGVLGEDASMGALPSARDLIELMYER, from the coding sequence ATGGCACTTCAGTGGGGATTGACGACGAAAAAGCTGAGCTATGAGGTGCTTGATTCGATGGTCCGCGCTGGCATCGTGGATGGCCCGATCACCAAGACCAAATCGGATGCCGCATGGATAGAGCTCGATGTGGCTGGCTATCTGCTATCGGACCGTGTGGCAGGCTATGCAAAAATCGCCGGCGAACTCGGCAACGATCTGTACTTTGAGCTGGTCGAGACGGTTCATCACTCGGAACTCGTTGGGGTGCTACGGAGTGCCGGTTACCGCGCCTATGCATTGGATCGGTATCTCGACATCGGTCGACTTCGTCTGAACGCGATGCGGCGGCCCGGATCAGCCAATGAACACTCTCGGTACGCAATGCATGGTCTGGAGGCTGACGAGCTACGGGAGGCGTTCTTTGATCGTTTCGATCCTCGCCTCTTTGAGAACTTGGCACCAGAGTGGGGCGAGCTCGTTGCCGCTCAAGCGTTGGCAAGTCACCTCTGGGACTTCGACGTCTCGGTGATCGATATGGTGCAAGTCCTATTAGATCAGGAGTTTGTCGACCCCCAGCTCCATTTGGCGCTGGCCCAAGTGCTCTTCCTCCGAGGACAGGTTGATCAGGTGCAATCCTATATCGGCGATGAACTGGGATTGTATACTCCATTCTTCGATGCCTTGGAGCTGATCCGGTCTGGGGAGTACGCATTGGGGGCCCAGACCTACGCTAGCGCCATGGCTGGCTATACCAAGGTGACCCGTACCCGCTCTGCACCACTGTATCCGGTGACGGAATTCTGGTATCCAATGGCGTTGCTAGCCTCCGGCACTGCCGCCGATCTGGAACGAGCTCTCAAGTACTGCATCGCCAGCTCTCACTCGAAAAACCCTCCCCGGTTCTCTCTCTTTGGTAAGTGGGCACATGCGATCCGTGTGCGGCTCGGACGAGAGGGACTCGACCCCGACGTCTTTGTCCAGCCGTATTCCCGTGGTCTAGATGCACTGTCCGATCTCTTGTTGATCAACTGGTTAGCACCTGAACTGGAGTCGGTACGATCCAAAACGGGTGAACATCTCCAGCGTGCACACGATCGAGCGCTGGCGGTCTTCGCACCCTGTGGCTTTGTTCGATTAGTCGAATTGACTACAACGGCCTTTGTGCATGCCACCGGGGGAGAGGATGCTGCCCCCTTCTTTGTCGGTGCGCCCCAACCCCACTGGCAACTGGTGCTCGACTCCCTCCGTGCTCTTGGAGAGGAGGCGCCCGAGCGTATAAGTCGTTATGTTTGGATGATCAACCAAACTGGGAATGGACATCTCCGTTCCGTCGAACCGTGTCTTCAAACTAAGGGAGTCCGTGGATGGGGTAAGCCCAAGACTGTGAGCTTGGCACGCTTGGTATCTGACAGTGAGCTTCCTGGCGAAGACGCTCGGGTGCTGCGTTCAATCCGCAAACTCTCCGGCAGTGGCGGCGGTCGTTATGAACTGGATCTCGGTGCGGCCATGATGAGCCTGATTGGACACCCTCGGGTTGTCTTGAACACCGACCCGGATCGGTTCATCGAGGTCGTGGAGGGTCGCCCGGAAATAGTGGTGGCACGCACCGATGATGGACTCGAGGTGAGAGTCGAACCGCCGTCGCTCGCCGATCTGGTGGATCAAGCCAACGCGACAAGCTGGGGTCGGGCCCCAGATGCAGAGATTTTACGGGTGATGGTGGAGCCTCCCTCTCGGCTCGTGGTGATCCGGCTCTCGAAGGCCCAACGGCAGGCGATTCAGCTGATGGGCAAGCGCTTTCAGGTCCCTCGTGAAGCTGTTCGAGATATGGACTCGACGTTAGCGGCTCTAAGCGCCCACTTCGAGATCCAGTCTGACGAGGTTGTCACGGGGCGAGTGGTCGACACGGCCTCGAAGCTGCGCTGTGAACTCAAACCACAGGGAGAGGGAATCACCATGCGTATTGTGGCCGCGCCACTCGGGCCGCAGGGGCCGAGATTGGTCCCCGGTGTCGGGCGTGCCAAAGTAGTCGCAAGGATCGACGCAGAGACGGTGGCGACGACTCGTGATCTCGATTGGGAGGCAGAGCTCGCCGGCAGAGTCGTTGAGGCACTGGGGGTCGCTCACGGGGATATTGCGAATGAGATTGACTTCCCTACTGCAGACGAGGCGCTTGACGCGCTCGAGACGCTCAACGCTTTTCTTGACGAGCTCGATCTTGACTGGCCCAAGGGCAAGGCGATTCAGGTGCTCTCGCCTGGTCTAGGTGCACTACGGGTCGCGGTGTCGAGTCAGAAGGACTGGTTGGCGGTCAGGGGTGGGATAGCGCTGGACGACGAGAAGGTGTTTGCGCTCAAAGAGCTGATGGCTGCTGCCACCAGTGGTGCGAAGTTCGTGACGCTTAAGGAGGGTCAGTACCTCGCTTTAACCGGATCGTTAAAGGAGAGGGTCCTTGAACTCGCGGCAATTACCGACAGCTCTGGCAAGGAGATCAAAGCCTCCAAGTTAGCAATCGGTGCCCTTGAGGAGCTCACCGATGGGGCCACGGCGACGTTTGATACGAGTGCGGCGCAGCTGATCGAGCGGCTGCACCTGGCCCAGAAGTTGGTTCCTGTTGTTCCTTCAACCCTCGAAGCGGAACTACGACCCTACCAACGTGAGGGTTTTGCCTGGGCGATTCGTCTGGCTGAGGCAGGGTTTGGTGCGTGTCTCGCCGATGACATGGGATTGGGCAAGACGCTCCAGGCGCTGGCGGTGGCGCTTGCACGGGTGCGAAGCGACGGGGACCCGACGCTGGTAGTCTGTCCGACCTCGGTGGTGGACAACTGGATCAACGAGACGTTGCGTTTTGCCCCTACGCTCAACCCGATCAACTTCGCTCGGGCAGATCGATCGAGGGTGGTTGCCGATGCGAGCGGTCACGATGTCGTCGTCGTCTCGTACAGCGTGTTGATCCAAGACGAGGATCTACTGTCCTCGCGCCACTGGAGGACGCTCATCGTCGATGAGGCCCAGGCGATTAAAAACATCGCTGCAAAGCGTACGCAAGCGCTGAGTGGTCTCGATGCAGACTTCAAGATGGCGCTGTCGGGTACACCGATTGAAAACCATTTGACCGAACTCTATTCGATCGTGAATTTCCTCAACCCAGGGCTGTTAGGGACCCCTACACAGTTTGGGAGACGATTCGTGACGCCAGTGGAGCGCGATAAGGACCAAAATGCACGGCGGCGGCTTCGAAAAATAGTCGGCCCCTTCGTGCTGCGGCGCTTGAAGACCGATGTACTCACCGATTTGCCGCCGAGAACCGAACTCACGCTGACGGTAGAGCCGCGAGAAGATGAGGCACACTTCTACGAGGCGATGCGCCTGCGTGCGATCGAGGCCGCCGAGGTGGCTCTTGAACATAACGAGGCCCAAGCCAGCTTCCATATCCTCGCAGAGCTCACGCGACTTCGTCGGGCCGCCTGTGATATACGATTGGCAGAACCCACCTTTGGTGCCGTAGGTTCGAAGGTGGAGGCGCTCTTGGAGCTTGCGAGTGAAATCCAAGATAACGGACATCAGGCGCTTGTGTTCTCGCAGTTTGTTGACTTTCTCTCCCTCGTCCGCCAGGCCTTTGATACGGCGGGACTACGTTATCAGTACCTCGATGGGTCGACGCCGGCAAGTCAACGGGCGCGCGAGGTAGAAAGCTTCCAGTCAGGAAACGCGAACTTCTTCCTCATCAGCATCAAGGCGGGCGGGGTCGGCCTGAATCTCACGGCGGCTGATTACGTGATCATCGCTGATCCGTGGTGGAACCCTGCGGTCGAGGAGCAGGCGATGGGCAGGGCACATCGTATCGGCCAGAGTCGACCAGTGACCTCGTATCGGCTGATTGCGCGGGGGACGATCGAAGAGACGATCACTGAACTGCATGCATCCAAGCTCGCCTTGGCCGAGGGAGTCCTTGGTGAGGACGCATCGATGGGTGCGCTTCCGTCAGCTCGCGATCTCATCGAGTTGATGTACGAACGGTAA
- a CDS encoding MFS transporter, with translation MTKNNEEPTPRDRAAWFLLIARALREVGFGVIAIILPLYWHEQHISALEIGALFTVALLGSSLISLFIGRYVDHFGRRRLLMLSSFLWFVAAPFLLVTKEPLLLGVIIILGSISPTGKEVGLFLGIEQAMLSKLVKGHARTKTYAWFTLVGYTATAVGALIAALLGFELGHASEISTGLFRVVVLAYSAIALIQLILYAVVPNSVEQILNNSEAVNPQPRHHPTAQVRKVVRTLTALFTVDAFGGGLIVQGLLVYWFRVKFGFDLTQIGLLFFGTNLFSALSSLVAASISKRFGLLNTMVFTHLPSNILLALVPFAPTGLLAAVVLLARHMLSQMDVPTRQAYTMAIVDAEDRGYLAATTNGARSLGTGASPLIAGVFLSSTSLFAYPFVIAGGLKAAYDIVIYSIFRRVPTPYTETQ, from the coding sequence ATGACCAAGAACAACGAGGAGCCGACGCCAAGGGACCGAGCAGCCTGGTTTCTGTTGATCGCTCGGGCCCTACGCGAAGTGGGCTTTGGTGTGATTGCCATCATTCTGCCGCTCTACTGGCACGAACAACATATCTCGGCACTTGAGATTGGAGCCTTGTTCACCGTCGCGCTACTCGGGTCGTCATTGATCTCCCTCTTCATTGGTCGCTACGTCGACCACTTCGGCCGACGTCGGCTGCTCATGCTCAGTTCGTTCCTCTGGTTCGTCGCCGCTCCCTTCCTCCTGGTGACCAAGGAGCCGCTCCTCCTCGGCGTCATCATCATCCTGGGCAGTATCTCCCCAACCGGCAAGGAGGTCGGACTCTTCCTCGGTATCGAACAGGCGATGCTGTCGAAACTTGTCAAGGGGCATGCCCGCACGAAGACCTATGCCTGGTTCACCTTGGTTGGCTACACGGCCACCGCGGTTGGTGCGCTGATCGCCGCCCTCCTCGGCTTCGAACTAGGACACGCGTCAGAGATCTCAACTGGACTGTTTCGCGTCGTTGTCCTCGCCTATAGTGCAATCGCCCTGATCCAACTCATTCTCTATGCGGTGGTTCCGAATTCGGTGGAACAGATCCTCAACAACTCCGAGGCCGTGAACCCTCAACCCCGCCATCACCCCACAGCACAGGTCCGCAAGGTGGTCCGCACACTCACCGCCCTGTTCACCGTGGACGCCTTTGGAGGAGGTTTGATTGTGCAAGGGCTCCTCGTCTACTGGTTCCGTGTCAAGTTTGGCTTTGACCTCACCCAGATCGGGCTGCTCTTTTTTGGTACCAACCTCTTCTCCGCACTATCATCCTTGGTGGCCGCCTCAATCTCCAAACGGTTTGGACTCTTGAACACCATGGTCTTCACCCACTTACCCTCCAACATTCTCCTCGCACTGGTACCCTTTGCCCCGACAGGTCTCCTCGCCGCAGTGGTCCTGCTTGCACGTCACATGCTGTCGCAGATGGACGTCCCCACCCGCCAGGCCTATACGATGGCGATCGTCGATGCCGAGGATCGCGGGTACCTCGCCGCGACAACCAATGGCGCACGGAGTCTCGGAACGGGAGCGTCACCACTCATCGCGGGAGTCTTTCTCTCGAGTACCTCACTCTTTGCGTATCCCTTCGTCATAGCCGGCGGACTCAAAGCAGCCTACGATATCGTCATCTACAGCATCTTTCGCCGAGTTCCTACCCCCTACACCGAGACGCAATAG
- a CDS encoding fatty acid desaturase codes for MLFALIFAFFITQLSILLTTLYLHRTLSHKALKLAPAVEFVVRLLLWLTTGIQRREWVGVHRIHHAHTDVAGDPHSPIVESYWKIQLLNLFYYRRAAKNREAIERVTKDLQPDRWDRYVFSHSYLGLGLGVGILVALFGVELAVVISVVHLVLYLTLSAAVNAIGHRFGKRPFQNLATNNQWLALLTFGEGLHNNHHELPTAAKLAFHAPQVDLGWYVIRSLERLHLAKVRTLKRGLV; via the coding sequence GTGCTATTTGCCCTCATCTTTGCCTTCTTTATTACCCAGCTCTCGATCCTTTTGACAACGCTCTATTTACACCGGACACTCTCGCATAAGGCGCTTAAGCTAGCTCCAGCGGTCGAGTTCGTAGTCCGGCTGTTGTTGTGGCTCACGACCGGGATTCAGCGTCGTGAGTGGGTTGGAGTCCATCGGATCCATCACGCGCACACGGACGTCGCTGGAGACCCACACTCACCGATCGTTGAGAGCTACTGGAAGATCCAGCTCCTTAACCTCTTCTATTATCGGCGGGCCGCCAAAAATAGGGAAGCCATCGAGCGGGTTACCAAGGATCTCCAACCTGATCGCTGGGATCGTTATGTATTTTCGCACTCGTACCTGGGTCTTGGTCTCGGGGTTGGGATCTTGGTCGCGCTTTTTGGGGTTGAGTTAGCCGTTGTTATTTCTGTTGTCCATCTGGTGCTTTACCTCACCTTGAGTGCTGCGGTGAATGCAATAGGCCATCGATTTGGCAAGAGGCCCTTCCAGAATTTGGCCACAAATAATCAGTGGCTTGCGCTCCTGACCTTCGGCGAAGGGCTGCATAATAATCATCATGAGCTTCCTACTGCGGCAAAACTGGCCTTTCACGCACCCCAGGTAGACCTTGGCTGGTATGTGATCAGATCGCTTGAGCGGCTTCACCTGGCAAAAGTTAGGACGCTCAAACGCGGTCTTGTCTGA
- a CDS encoding DUF5318 family protein — protein sequence MGEADPQRSRRSSFDGPSLDLRLLRARVLGDLRRGSLGRVDVCDADRQLLDAAASFGVVLRDACPVCDQEALRHVAYGFGKGLPASGQVVGGLLSDSSMLGVSDLNVCIVEVCMACRWNFLIERRFKRTK from the coding sequence ATGGGAGAAGCCGACCCACAGAGGTCTCGCCGGTCAAGCTTCGATGGTCCGTCACTGGATCTGCGGCTCCTGCGCGCACGTGTCCTTGGCGATCTGCGACGAGGGAGCCTTGGTCGTGTTGACGTGTGTGATGCCGATAGACAACTTCTTGATGCTGCTGCGAGCTTTGGCGTTGTCTTGCGCGACGCGTGTCCGGTCTGTGATCAAGAGGCACTGCGTCACGTTGCGTACGGCTTTGGTAAAGGGCTGCCGGCCAGTGGCCAAGTGGTGGGTGGCCTGCTCAGCGACTCCTCGATGCTCGGCGTGAGCGACCTTAACGTATGCATTGTTGAGGTCTGTATGGCCTGTCGTTGGAACTTCCTCATCGAACGAAGGTTCAAGCGAACCAAATAG
- the rpsF gene encoding 30S ribosomal protein S6 — protein MRTYELALITDSSLEEAVRDGVTERVESIITTAGGSIGEKATWGRRTLIYPIAHHLEGFYSFHRFQAEPATVTELDRVLSIADEVLRFKIVRLPERAIESGKAPLLKGAAR, from the coding sequence TTGAGAACATATGAGCTAGCCCTGATTACTGACTCCTCGCTTGAGGAGGCGGTTCGTGATGGCGTGACTGAACGAGTCGAGTCGATTATCACGACCGCTGGTGGGTCGATTGGCGAGAAGGCGACGTGGGGACGTCGGACCCTCATCTATCCCATCGCTCACCATCTTGAGGGATTCTATTCATTCCACCGGTTTCAAGCTGAACCGGCGACGGTGACGGAACTCGATCGAGTTCTCTCTATTGCTGATGAGGTCCTCCGCTTCAAGATCGTTCGCCTTCCCGAGCGTGCGATAGAGTCAGGAAAGGCGCCGCTCCTCAAAGGAGCAGCGCGCTAA
- the ssb gene encoding single-stranded DNA-binding protein — protein MSAGNTVTLIGNLTKEPELRFTSQGLAQTTFSIAVNRRRMNQQTQDWEESTSFFEVVCWRELAENVAESLEKGSRAVVTGRLEQRTWETPDGDKRSKIQVIADEVGPSLRWATAQVTKADRRTGGAGDGGGRNVAQASVPEPSIGSFNYDEEPF, from the coding sequence ATGTCCGCCGGAAATACTGTTACCTTGATTGGCAATCTCACCAAGGAGCCAGAACTTCGTTTCACGTCGCAGGGTTTGGCTCAGACCACATTTTCCATCGCCGTCAACCGGCGTCGGATGAATCAGCAAACGCAGGATTGGGAGGAGTCCACCTCCTTTTTTGAGGTAGTTTGCTGGCGTGAACTCGCTGAGAATGTGGCCGAGAGTCTCGAAAAGGGATCTCGTGCCGTTGTCACTGGCCGCCTTGAACAGCGGACATGGGAGACCCCCGATGGTGACAAGCGATCCAAGATACAGGTCATAGCCGATGAGGTTGGTCCTTCGCTTCGGTGGGCGACCGCCCAGGTGACCAAGGCAGATCGGCGTACCGGAGGCGCTGGCGACGGTGGTGGCCGTAACGTGGCACAAGCGAGTGTGCCTGAGCCGTCGATTGGAAGTTTTAACTACGATGAGGAGCCGTTTTAA
- the rplI gene encoding 50S ribosomal protein L9 — protein sequence MELILRQPITGLGRRGDHVRVADGYARNYLLPKGLALVATPKVAQQAESMRKASAEKHQRELEAASELASQLVALEISVAKRSSRDGKLFGSVTTGEIAEKVTELSGVSIDRHQVNMSEPIKTTGTFSVPIRLHPEVEVAINVEVIAES from the coding sequence ATGGAGCTCATTCTCCGTCAACCAATCACCGGTCTCGGCCGACGAGGTGATCATGTCAGGGTCGCTGATGGGTACGCCCGCAACTATCTGCTCCCCAAAGGGTTGGCCCTGGTGGCCACACCAAAGGTAGCACAACAGGCAGAATCGATGCGCAAAGCCTCCGCCGAGAAGCATCAGCGCGAACTTGAGGCTGCATCAGAGCTGGCGTCGCAGCTGGTAGCCCTCGAGATCAGTGTTGCGAAGCGATCCTCACGAGATGGTAAGCTTTTTGGGTCCGTCACGACCGGCGAGATCGCTGAGAAGGTGACGGAACTCTCGGGTGTCAGCATCGATCGTCATCAGGTCAATATGTCGGAGCCAATCAAGACGACGGGGACCTTCTCCGTTCCGATCCGGCTGCATCCTGAGGTCGAAGTGGCGATCAACGTCGAAGTCATCGCCGAATCATAG
- the dnaB gene encoding replicative DNA helicase, which produces MAARESRAISETRVPPHSVEAEDSLVGAMLLSRDAISEAVELVKEDDFFQPSLHHIFAALWQLYTAGDPTDVVSVSDQLKRSGVLEQVGGTEKLLLLQASTPAIASAARYAQIVRDYSLLRRLIAAATEIAEQAYASPNDVQEIVDYAEARIFDVAKGNNTDNAVVIRDVLWEALEELEELYAQGGNQTKTASTGFRDLDEKLSGLHRSNLIIVGARPGMGKTSFALSMASKVAENSEDPVLIFSLEMSRIEIGQRLLAGEARVDSMKIRSGRLVEREWDRISHAAGRLAERKIFIDDDPNITVLDIRARSRRLKANEGLSLVMIDYLQLMSSRKNVESRQVEVSEISRGLKLLARELDVPVIALSQLSRNLESRSDKRPLLADLRESGCLAWDTHVQLDDGTTETIGMLWAKGTQQFGLLSATPGAEPLHSVAKRVVATGVKPLVRIEFDDGTHLDATTNHPLATPQGFVRVKALKVGDRVIALDERAATITKVIVALAPLPPELVFDIEVLESHCFYANGALVHNSLEQDADIVMFIYRDEAYRPDSPDRGVAEIIIAKHRSGPVGTVHLAFMENWALFADIAQG; this is translated from the coding sequence ATGGCGGCGCGTGAGTCGAGAGCGATTAGTGAGACTCGGGTACCGCCACATAGCGTAGAGGCTGAGGACTCGCTCGTTGGGGCGATGCTGCTCTCGCGTGATGCGATTAGCGAAGCGGTCGAACTTGTCAAAGAAGATGATTTTTTTCAGCCTTCGCTGCATCATATCTTCGCTGCACTATGGCAGCTCTACACCGCTGGGGATCCAACCGATGTGGTCTCTGTCTCGGATCAGCTCAAGCGTTCAGGGGTGCTCGAACAGGTAGGCGGGACGGAGAAGCTGTTGCTGCTACAGGCCTCGACGCCAGCCATTGCGAGCGCGGCACGCTACGCCCAGATTGTGCGTGACTACTCGCTCCTGCGACGGCTCATCGCTGCGGCCACCGAGATCGCTGAGCAGGCCTATGCCTCACCTAACGATGTCCAGGAGATTGTAGACTACGCAGAGGCACGCATCTTTGATGTCGCCAAAGGGAATAATACCGACAATGCGGTGGTCATCCGCGATGTCCTGTGGGAGGCGCTCGAAGAGCTTGAGGAGCTTTACGCCCAAGGTGGGAACCAGACCAAGACGGCTTCCACAGGCTTTAGGGATCTCGATGAGAAGCTCTCCGGGCTCCATCGGTCGAACCTGATCATCGTAGGTGCTCGCCCTGGTATGGGAAAGACCTCTTTTGCGCTATCGATGGCCTCGAAGGTGGCGGAGAACTCGGAGGACCCGGTGCTGATCTTCTCACTCGAGATGAGTCGCATCGAGATCGGCCAACGTCTGCTGGCGGGAGAAGCGAGAGTCGACTCGATGAAGATCCGTAGCGGGCGCCTCGTCGAGCGTGAGTGGGACCGTATCTCGCACGCTGCGGGCCGTTTGGCGGAGCGCAAGATCTTTATCGATGATGATCCCAATATCACCGTGTTGGATATCCGCGCGCGATCGCGTCGACTGAAGGCTAATGAGGGGCTCTCACTGGTGATGATCGACTACCTCCAGCTCATGTCGTCCAGAAAGAACGTGGAGTCACGTCAGGTTGAGGTCTCCGAGATCTCGCGAGGGCTTAAGCTTCTCGCTCGAGAGCTCGATGTGCCGGTGATTGCGCTCTCTCAGCTCTCTCGTAACTTGGAGAGTCGTTCGGATAAGCGGCCGTTGTTGGCCGATCTGCGGGAGTCAGGTTGTCTGGCTTGGGATACGCACGTTCAGCTAGACGACGGCACCACGGAGACAATTGGGATGCTGTGGGCCAAAGGCACCCAGCAGTTTGGGCTGTTGTCCGCGACGCCAGGGGCCGAACCGTTGCATTCGGTTGCCAAACGAGTGGTTGCCACTGGGGTCAAACCACTGGTCCGGATTGAGTTCGATGACGGCACCCACCTCGATGCCACCACCAATCATCCTCTCGCGACCCCGCAAGGATTTGTGCGTGTCAAGGCGCTGAAAGTCGGCGATCGGGTGATCGCTCTCGATGAGCGAGCGGCCACGATAACGAAGGTGATCGTTGCTCTTGCACCGTTACCGCCGGAGTTGGTCTTTGATATCGAGGTGCTCGAGAGTCACTGTTTCTACGCGAACGGTGCACTCGTGCATAACTCGCTGGAGCAGGACGCGGATATCGTCATGTTTATCTATCGAGATGAGGCGTATCGTCCGGACAGCCCTGACCGTGGTGTCGCTGAGATTATCATCGCAAAGCACCGCAGCGGCCCTGTGGGAACGGTACATCTCGCCTTTATGGAGAACTGGGCGCTTTTCGCCGATATCGCGCAAGGATAG